A region of Helicobacter jaachi DNA encodes the following proteins:
- the groL gene encoding chaperonin GroEL (60 kDa chaperone family; promotes refolding of misfolded polypeptides especially under stressful conditions; forms two stacked rings of heptamers to form a barrel-shaped 14mer; ends can be capped by GroES; misfolded proteins enter the barrel where they are refolded when GroES binds), protein MASKEIHFSDSARNKLYEGIKQLSDAVKVTMGPKGRNVLIQKSYGAPAITKDGVSVAKEIELADPIANMGAQLVKEVASKTADAAGDGTTTATVLAYSIYKEGLRNITAGANPIEVKRGMDKASAAIIDELKKASKKIGGKSDIAQVATISANSDENIGALIAEAMEKVGKDGVITVEEAKGINDELSVVEGMQFDRGYLSAYFVTNTDKMTAQLENAYVLLTDKKISNMKEILPLLEATMQSGKPLLIIAEDIEGEALTTLVVNKLRGVLNVSAVKAPGFGDRRKAMLQDIAILTGGQVISEELGKTLEAATLADLGSAARIVIDKDNTTIVDGKGKAKDVKDRIAQIKTEIENTTSDYDREKLQERLAKLSGGVAVIKVGAASEVEMKEKKDRVDDALSATKAAVDEGIVIGGGSALIRAAQKVKLKLDGDEAIGYDIIKRAIKAPLAQIATNAGYDAGVVVNEVEKNSKDGFGFNATTGEYVDMFKEGIIDPLKVTRVALQNAVSVSSLLLTTEATINEIKEDKPAPAMPDMGGMGGMGGMM, encoded by the coding sequence ATGGCAAGTAAAGAAATCCATTTCTCAGATTCTGCAAGAAATAAACTATATGAGGGCATTAAGCAATTAAGCGATGCGGTAAAGGTAACAATGGGTCCAAAAGGGCGCAATGTGTTGATACAAAAAAGCTATGGCGCACCAGCAATCACAAAAGATGGCGTGTCTGTGGCAAAAGAAATCGAGCTCGCTGACCCTATTGCAAATATGGGCGCGCAGCTTGTAAAAGAAGTGGCAAGCAAGACTGCTGATGCAGCAGGCGATGGCACAACCACAGCAACTGTGCTTGCATACAGCATTTATAAAGAGGGCTTGCGAAACATCACAGCAGGAGCAAATCCTATCGAAGTAAAGCGCGGTATGGATAAAGCAAGTGCTGCTATCATCGATGAGCTTAAAAAGGCGAGCAAAAAAATAGGTGGCAAAAGCGATATCGCGCAAGTGGCGACTATTTCTGCAAATTCTGATGAGAATATTGGCGCACTTATCGCCGAAGCTATGGAAAAAGTAGGCAAAGATGGCGTAATCACAGTCGAAGAAGCAAAGGGCATTAATGATGAGCTAAGTGTGGTTGAGGGTATGCAATTTGATAGAGGCTATCTCTCTGCATATTTTGTAACCAACACAGACAAAATGACTGCACAGCTTGAAAATGCCTATGTGCTTTTAACAGATAAGAAAATTTCAAATATGAAAGAAATTTTGCCACTTTTAGAAGCAACTATGCAAAGTGGAAAACCGCTTTTAATTATCGCTGAAGATATTGAGGGTGAGGCTTTGACTACTTTGGTGGTGAATAAATTGCGCGGTGTGCTTAATGTCTCTGCGGTAAAAGCTCCGGGCTTTGGCGATAGACGCAAGGCAATGCTACAAGATATTGCCATTTTAACAGGTGGGCAAGTCATAAGCGAGGAGCTTGGTAAAACGCTAGAAGCGGCTACGCTTGCTGATTTAGGTAGCGCTGCTCGTATCGTAATTGATAAAGACAACACTACTATTGTCGATGGCAAGGGCAAAGCAAAAGATGTAAAAGATAGAATCGCACAAATTAAAACTGAAATCGAAAACACCACAAGCGATTATGATAGAGAAAAACTCCAAGAAAGACTGGCTAAGCTTAGCGGTGGTGTGGCTGTCATTAAGGTTGGCGCGGCAAGTGAAGTAGAAATGAAAGAGAAAAAAGATAGAGTAGATGACGCGCTAAGCGCTACAAAGGCCGCTGTTGATGAAGGCATTGTGATTGGCGGCGGCTCGGCTCTTATTCGCGCAGCTCAAAAAGTAAAACTCAAACTTGATGGCGATGAGGCGATTGGCTATGACATTATTAAGCGCGCCATTAAAGCTCCTTTGGCGCAAATTGCCACAAATGCGGGCTATGACGCAGGCGTGGTGGTCAATGAAGTAGAAAAAAATAGCAAAGATGGCTTTGGCTTTAATGCTACAACAGGCGAGTATGTGGATATGTTTAAAGAGGGCATTATAGACCCACTTAAAGTTACGCGTGTGGCGCTACAAAATGCGGTATCAGTATCTAGCCTACTTCTCACTACAGAGGCTACTATTAATGAAATTAAAGAAGATAAGCCAGCTCCTGCAATGCCAGATATGGGCGGTATGGGTGGCATGGGCGGTATGATGTAA
- a CDS encoding catalase, whose protein sequence is MRALLLFMVVMFVYGQDLAQKDSMKDSAAQGDYATKIADIFYALNYNPKRPKQKINHTQGFCALGTFTPNSEASKRFDIPILRDKNIPAEVRYSLGGAIKSDKSKGRGMALRMQTNAESWSMVLLNTEINFAKNPQEFITFFEMRIPQNGRVDSEKIKTITQNTPSFKNFEKYMQGIGITPSVANTAYHSIHTFYFKEKNGKNIPARITFEPLLGTKYATQKELDSMNDSFLESDFARHVANAPIKYNMYLILANKGDKVDDTTALWQGAHKRALIGTLSVAQTSDGACNDEMFLPADIPQGVSAPSDPLFSVRNEVYGITFGRRQ, encoded by the coding sequence ATGAGAGCATTATTGTTATTTATGGTGGTGATGTTTGTTTATGGACAAGATTTGGCGCAAAAAGATTCTATGAAAGATTCTGCAGCGCAAGGAGACTATGCGACGAAAATTGCGGATATTTTTTACGCGCTAAATTATAACCCAAAAAGGCCAAAGCAAAAGATTAATCATACGCAGGGCTTTTGTGCGTTAGGCACTTTCACGCCAAATAGCGAGGCGAGTAAGCGTTTTGACATTCCTATTTTGCGAGATAAAAATATTCCTGCTGAGGTGCGATATTCGCTAGGAGGGGCTATTAAAAGTGATAAAAGTAAGGGGCGTGGAATGGCGCTACGAATGCAGACTAACGCGGAATCTTGGAGCATGGTGCTGCTAAATACTGAGATTAATTTTGCGAAAAATCCGCAGGAATTTATCACATTTTTTGAGATGAGAATCCCGCAAAATGGGCGTGTGGATAGTGAAAAAATAAAAACTATTACGCAAAATACGCCTTCATTTAAAAACTTCGAGAAATATATGCAAGGCATAGGCATTACCCCAAGTGTCGCAAATACCGCATATCACAGCATTCATACATTTTATTTTAAAGAAAAAAATGGCAAAAATATCCCTGCGCGCATTACTTTTGAGCCGCTTTTAGGCACGAAATACGCTACGCAAAAAGAGCTAGATTCTATGAATGATAGTTTTTTAGAATCTGATTTTGCGCGCCATGTGGCGAATGCGCCCATAAAATACAATATGTATCTTATTTTGGCAAATAAGGGTGATAAGGTAGATGATACGACTGCGTTGTGGCAGGGGGCGCATAAACGCGCTCTTATTGGCACTTTGAGCGTGGCGCAAACTAGCGATGGCGCGTGTAATGATGAGATGTTTTTGCCAGCGGACATTCCGCAAGGTGTCAGTGCGCCAAGCGACCCGCTTTTTAGCGTGCGAAATGAAGTCTATGGCATCACTTTTGGCAGGCGTCAGTAA
- the dnaG gene encoding DNA primase, whose amino-acid sequence MISKHSIEALKQSIDIVDVISSYIELRKSGVNYLACCPFHNEKTPSFVVNGAKGFYHCYGCGVGGDAIKFVMEYEKLNFVESVEKIASLLNFSLEYENNAPKKADSIVLDEMMRFYQKQLLQHKSSLEYLASRQVANASIEKFRLGYCGASFESINFLNAKALNKSEALEFGIIGRDNGREYARFSERIIFPIHSPNGKVVGFGGRTMKNAQAKYINSPQSKIFNKSKLLYGYYIAKEAIYKQKKIIVCEGYLDVIMLHQAGFDYAVATLGTALTKEHIPLLRKGEPKIILSYDGDKAGINAAFKAAKILIESGCDGGVVIFENGADPADMVANKQVQELSDKFAQPVAFVEFVLQHIAQKYELNNPTEKERALMESTQFLHTLSPILQEEYKPILSRLLSLPTRLIHTKPRYEQNAPFSTHSQDFSESVLIKTFLENPAFIDFAIEYIDISLFDYKKEEFALLMQKHYDEPKLLAIVLNERIKPLCDLNALKEHLRLFIANAYTRLLPQVPYFSDISLQDKGAMIKEIKTKILQLKKGELLPYVSPSTF is encoded by the coding sequence ATGATAAGCAAACATTCCATTGAGGCACTCAAGCAAAGCATTGATATTGTTGATGTGATAAGCTCATACATTGAGCTAAGAAAATCTGGCGTCAATTACCTTGCATGCTGCCCTTTTCATAACGAAAAAACGCCAAGCTTTGTTGTCAATGGTGCTAAGGGCTTTTATCACTGCTATGGCTGCGGCGTGGGGGGTGATGCGATTAAATTTGTTATGGAATATGAGAAATTAAACTTTGTTGAGAGCGTGGAAAAAATCGCTAGCCTTTTGAATTTTAGCCTTGAGTATGAGAATAATGCCCCCAAAAAGGCAGATTCTATCGTGCTTGATGAGATGATGAGATTTTATCAAAAGCAGTTATTGCAGCATAAATCCTCCCTTGAATACCTAGCCTCGCGTCAAGTGGCAAATGCAAGCATAGAGAAATTTCGTCTAGGATACTGCGGAGCGAGCTTTGAGAGCATTAATTTTTTAAACGCTAAGGCATTAAATAAAAGCGAAGCACTAGAGTTTGGCATTATCGGCAGGGATAATGGGCGAGAATATGCGCGTTTTAGCGAAAGGATAATATTTCCCATTCATTCGCCTAATGGTAAGGTAGTAGGCTTTGGCGGGCGGACTATGAAAAATGCGCAGGCAAAATACATAAACTCCCCCCAAAGCAAAATTTTTAATAAATCAAAGCTACTTTATGGCTACTATATTGCCAAAGAAGCCATTTATAAGCAAAAAAAAATCATTGTGTGTGAGGGCTATCTCGATGTGATAATGCTACATCAAGCGGGCTTTGACTACGCTGTGGCTACGCTTGGCACGGCTTTGACTAAGGAGCATATCCCGCTTTTGCGCAAGGGTGAGCCAAAAATTATCCTAAGCTATGATGGCGATAAAGCTGGGATAAATGCCGCTTTTAAGGCTGCTAAAATCCTTATAGAATCTGGCTGCGATGGTGGTGTGGTGATTTTTGAAAATGGAGCAGACCCAGCGGATATGGTAGCCAACAAACAAGTGCAGGAGCTAAGCGATAAGTTTGCGCAGCCTGTGGCGTTTGTCGAGTTTGTCTTGCAGCATATAGCCCAAAAATACGAACTTAATAATCCCACAGAAAAAGAGCGAGCGCTTATGGAATCTACGCAGTTTCTCCATACTTTAAGCCCCATTTTGCAAGAAGAGTATAAGCCAATTTTGTCGCGCCTGCTTTCCTTGCCCACAAGGCTCATTCACACGAAGCCAAGATACGAACAAAATGCGCCTTTTAGCACACACTCGCAGGATTTTTCAGAATCTGTGCTTATTAAGACATTCCTTGAAAATCCAGCCTTTATTGACTTTGCCATTGAATATATTGACATATCACTTTTTGATTACAAAAAAGAGGAGTTTGCCCTGCTTATGCAAAAGCACTATGATGAGCCAAAACTACTTGCCATAGTGCTTAATGAACGCATAAAACCCCTTTGTGATTTAAATGCGCTAAAAGAGCATTTGCGATTATTTATCGCGAATGCTTATACGCGCTTGCTCCCACAAGTGCCTTATTTTAGCGATATAAGCCTGCAAGATAAGGGAGCGATGATAAAAGAGATAAAAACAAAAATCTTACAACTCAAAAAAGGAGAATTACTGCCCTATGTTAGCCCTAGCACTTTTTAG
- a CDS encoding multidrug effflux MFS transporter encodes MPSNTPNKRTQNPHNTESSAPLTPAPDVKVLDSKASKAFLIFLLAFMSSIAPLSTDMYLPALPNVSKSFAVSDFYTQLSLASFFIAFAFGQLIYGPLSDVFGRKKPLCVGLVLFIGASVGCVLVDSIYVFIALRFLEALGGCAGIVIARAIVNDKFPLKEAASVFALMMVVSSLAPMLAPSLGSMLLRFFEWHSIFLSLFLMGIVLFVLILVGFRESAPAHSAPFSQKETLANYKLILCDKVFMGFVLAGAFAMSAMFAYITGSSFLFMQVFLLDTTTYSIVFAINALGLMLCSMINAKIVFTYSPLVVLKWAFVAMSCFVVLLLGAGFLGHFLIFEIALFATLSSLGFLLPNLTTLAMARFKAHSGTASAVLGTTQFALAGIISFLVGALEANTPFMLACLMAIVVWLGSALFFSTQTRQKGNM; translated from the coding sequence ATGCCCTCCAATACACCCAACAAACGCACTCAAAATCCGCATAATACAGAATCTAGCGCGCCACTAACGCCCGCACCTGATGTTAAAGTGCTAGATTCTAAAGCGAGCAAGGCTTTTCTTATTTTCCTCCTTGCGTTTATGTCAAGTATCGCGCCACTCTCCACAGATATGTATCTGCCTGCATTGCCAAATGTGAGCAAGAGCTTTGCGGTGAGTGATTTTTATACGCAGCTCTCTTTGGCAAGTTTTTTTATCGCCTTTGCCTTTGGGCAGCTTATTTATGGACCGCTTAGCGATGTCTTTGGGCGCAAAAAACCTTTATGCGTAGGGCTTGTGCTATTTATTGGTGCGAGTGTGGGCTGTGTGCTGGTAGATTCTATATATGTATTTATTGCGCTACGATTTCTTGAAGCGCTTGGAGGCTGCGCGGGCATAGTAATAGCGCGCGCGATTGTTAATGATAAATTTCCCCTCAAAGAAGCCGCTAGCGTATTTGCGCTTATGATGGTAGTCTCTTCACTAGCGCCCATGCTCGCACCAAGTCTAGGCTCTATGCTGCTAAGATTTTTTGAATGGCATAGCATTTTTTTAAGCCTATTTCTTATGGGCATTGTGCTATTTGTGCTTATTCTTGTAGGATTTAGAGAATCTGCACCCGCCCATAGTGCGCCCTTTTCACAGAAAGAAACGCTAGCAAATTATAAATTAATTTTGTGTGATAAGGTGTTTATGGGCTTTGTGCTAGCAGGTGCATTTGCGATGAGTGCGATGTTTGCATATATCACTGGCTCATCATTTTTGTTTATGCAAGTGTTTTTGCTCGATACGACCACTTATAGCATTGTGTTTGCGATAAATGCGCTAGGGCTTATGCTCTGCTCGATGATTAATGCCAAAATTGTTTTTACATACTCTCCGCTTGTGGTGCTTAAATGGGCATTTGTAGCAATGTCGTGCTTTGTAGTTTTACTGCTTGGGGCTGGCTTTTTAGGGCATTTTCTTATCTTTGAAATCGCGCTTTTTGCCACGCTTTCTTCACTTGGCTTTTTGCTGCCAAACTTAACCACTCTTGCTATGGCACGCTTTAAAGCACACTCTGGCACGGCTTCAGCAGTGCTTGGCACAACACAATTTGCACTAGCTGGGATTATATCCTTTCTTGTTGGCGCATTGGAGGCAAATACGCCCTTTATGCTTGCCTGCCTTATGGCTATTGTAGTATGGCTAGGGAGCGCGCTATTTTTTAGCACTCAAACGCGCCAAAAGGGCAATATGTAA
- a CDS encoding 7-cyano-7-deazaguanine synthase encodes MLALALFSGGCDSLISMKLLKEQGIDVIALHFNIGFGGNKDKLTYFQNATAQIDVPLQILDIREQFFNDVLFKPKYGYGKYFNPCIDCHANMFANAFAYLLEVGADFVISGEVLGQRPKSQRKEALDQVRKLVRHIGEESKFDAILSRDGSDKTKPKTLDELLLRPMSAKLLEPSFPERMGWVDRDKLLDVSGRGRTRQLEMIKHYGFKYYEKPGGGCLLTQDSIAAKIKDLSAHRQMHVADIEMIKVGRYLVLENGARCVIARNEEEGAKLKKPNPSMEIITLLDCVGPTGIIESSASQADKMLAGRIALSYAKTQEDKHYQVQIGEHIHSLLPLTREKAQSYLLLLQ; translated from the coding sequence ATGTTAGCCCTAGCACTTTTTAGCGGAGGCTGCGATAGCCTCATTTCTATGAAATTACTCAAAGAACAAGGCATTGATGTCATCGCGCTGCATTTTAATATAGGCTTTGGCGGGAATAAAGATAAACTTACTTATTTTCAAAACGCCACAGCGCAAATTGATGTGCCACTCCAAATTTTAGATATAAGAGAGCAGTTTTTTAATGATGTGCTATTTAAGCCAAAATATGGCTATGGCAAATACTTTAATCCCTGCATTGACTGCCATGCTAATATGTTTGCCAATGCGTTTGCGTATTTGCTAGAGGTGGGCGCGGATTTTGTCATTAGCGGAGAGGTGCTAGGACAGCGCCCCAAATCACAGCGCAAAGAGGCTCTAGACCAAGTAAGGAAGCTTGTGCGCCACATTGGTGAGGAGAGTAAGTTTGATGCCATTCTAAGCCGCGATGGAAGCGATAAAACTAAGCCAAAAACACTTGATGAGCTGCTTTTACGCCCAATGAGCGCCAAACTCTTAGAGCCAAGTTTCCCTGAAAGAATGGGCTGGGTGGATAGAGATAAGCTCCTTGATGTAAGTGGGCGCGGACGCACAAGGCAGCTTGAAATGATTAAACATTATGGGTTTAAATATTATGAAAAACCCGGCGGAGGCTGCCTGCTCACGCAAGATTCTATCGCGGCAAAGATTAAGGATTTAAGCGCGCATCGCCAAATGCATGTAGCTGATATAGAAATGATAAAAGTAGGGCGCTATCTGGTGCTAGAAAATGGCGCGAGGTGCGTGATTGCACGCAATGAGGAGGAGGGCGCAAAATTAAAAAAACCAAATCCGTCTATGGAAATTATCACGCTGCTTGATTGCGTGGGTCCAACAGGCATTATAGAATCTAGCGCCTCGCAAGCGGATAAAATGCTAGCAGGGCGCATTGCTTTAAGCTATGCTAAAACGCAAGAAGATAAGCACTATCAAGTGCAAATTGGTGAGCATATACACTCACTTTTACCGCTCACGCGAGAGAAAGCACAAAGCTATTTGCTCTTGCTGCAATAA